DNA from Megachile rotundata isolate GNS110a chromosome 8, iyMegRotu1, whole genome shotgun sequence:
TGGTCGACCAATCGAGGGAAGAATTTCGCCAGACTCGTGATTGAGATTTTACTTTGACCACTAGTTTCGATGAAATTCGATCGAATGGAAAGCTACGTGTTATTCTAACGGAAAATAGGAAGGATTGCAAGGTTTGCTCTCGACGAAAACATCGCGGCGAAAGACATCGAACGAGATTTTACCGCGATATTTGCCCCAACAAGCTGAGGATGTcgattgttttataaaatgcCTTACAAAGAAAGGATACAGGGCTTAATATTTAACAGATTTTCTCCCTTTCGATGTTAggatacaaatattaaaatatagccGTTTTATATGTTAATTTGTAGGTGGAGTCATTTTAAGTTAGCTGGGAGAAATTCATCGAGTACGCGGAAAATCGTCTCGAGTTGCTGGTTCAGCCGGGCAAAGGCCTCGAGTGCAGAGGGTTAACTTTTTGAACACCACTTAAATTTTTACAGACACGTCAATTTTTAGAAACACCAATTTTTACGTAAATCTGTTACTTATTTTATTCGAAATCACTTTGTGCCACAAATAATTtatcatattataatttaagaatgtttaaatatttgtttaattttaagtatGATTGAATAGCGGTTAACGCGAAAAGAACGCGGAATTTTAGGTAACTGTTGAATCATTACATTCCGAGTCTTAAAACCAGTATTTTTAGATTTACTCGTCGAATAGTATCAGATTAAATAAACAGAATTCAACAGATTGGCGTTCTTCGAAGTGAAGTTTATCTTAAAATTGTTGAGTACATGGAAGTTTAAATAGAACGTATAACTAAGAAGCAATCATtgaaatttaatagaatttaatataatattactataGCATGAACAATGTAAATAGaatgtttgttataattttaaccACAATTTTTTGTTTGAACGGTTCACTGTTTATAAAGtcattaaaattcattattataaaGATTCATTATCATTAAgatttattcattataaataatgaagGAATATAGCTTAGTAGCAATATCAAAACTTTTGAACAGTCATCAAATaagtttactatttttaattaaccttatttattcattcatcatgtaaatattaaatcagCTAATCAACATTACTGCGGGACTGAATACTACCTAATTTTGTGCAACTTTATTGTAACGACATCTGTAGTCTCTTAAATTGTAGTTAAAAGTCGATATGATAAAAAAGCAGTATACCGATAGAAAATTGCTTTGAGCGacctcttcaatttttcaactcaaACTTTGAGAAGATTTTTTTACAccactaaatttttaaagagtGAGAATTTTGTTGAGCCATCCTAGTATACACAATAAAATCAGTATTGTTTTATGTTTACATTGCATTTAGAATTATATTACACTAAAAAATTCGGGAAAATTGATTTCTAGGGTtactacaataaaataaaactattttGAATCAAAATCTTGAATCACATCTGTTGTAAAAATAaccaaaaatataattacttgGTACAGTAATTGAAACTATGTGTACTAATAATTaagatataatttttgtactttggcAAACAAAATATAgtgttcaaacattcaaaaaaatgtttgaatcctgttatataaatatagaaGCTATATTGTCGAGGACAAgctgtataatagtaattattttGTAGCTGGTTCCGGTGACACCTCACCCTTAAATAATGGCTGCCTGAGGCCCCCGATACACGAACTCAAGGATAGTCCTGGCGTTAAAAGGAGATCTCGGCACGTGGCGCGTCTCAACATGGGCGAAGCGAAGGATGACATTCACGTTTGCATATTGTGCATGCGTGCCATCATGAATAACAAGGTAGAATATTTACGTGTATGGGAGAACTGGTACAAGGACTGCCAGCGACGAAGCGAGAGGACCATATTAGTTGTTCATACCTCAGCTGAAAGAAGGATATTAAGAAATGGATATTTTTCGACCTCCTTACGTACTGAATTCTTGCAGGACTTTCAACACTGACTTTTGAAGACGACAAGAATCTTGTTAGCGTTCATTTTATTTgcgacatttatttttatttcatttgcgACAGAGAGGTTGCGAAAAACGAGCGCTATAGGAATtaggttaaaattaaataaaataactcttattcaagtttaaatatattttattaactctCATAGAAATACACAGAAGTTACAAAAAGTATAATTTCCaagcaaaatttccaaatttgtaattccAACGtgcttaaatttttaagtatcaaaaatttcaaaatttcatatttaaattatcaaatttccaaattcctgatttcaaaaaattcagattttcaaatttcccaaatcaaaAACTCTAATTCCGACcctttcaaatccttaaattccccaaatttcaagcacccaaatttccacagtcTCAgaagttcaaatttccaagttatcaaatgtctgaattcctaaattttcaaatttctgaagtcccaaattcaaaaatcaatttaaaaattttctaattcataCATAAATTCAGTATACAAATATTTctcttaattgtaaaattattttaattcatcGACCATTTTTCAGTACGGCTTCAACATGGTCATACAACACCGGGAAGCAATCAACTGCATCGCTCTAAGTTTGATGCACAAAAGTTTAAGGTAAATCATTGTTACCTTTTTGCAAACAATACATTTCTACTTCTGTAAAATATCagttataaaatgttttatttttcttGTTTCAGAACGAAAGCTCTAGTGCTGGAACTGCTAGCTGCTATCTGTCTGGTGAAGGGTGGACACGAGATTATTCTGTCCGCGTTCGATAACTTCAAAGAAGTCTGCTCGGAAAGGCGAAGATTCACAACGCTGATGGAGTACTTCACCGAATACGATAGCTTTCACATAGAGTTTATGGTCGCTTGTATGCAGTTCGTGAACATTGTTGTTCACTCGGTGGAAGACATGAATTTTAGGGTGCATCTGCAGTACGAGTTTACCAAGCTGGGTTTGGATAAATATCTCGAGAGACTTAGGCATACGGAGAGCGAAGACCTGCAGGTTATTGTCGCTTCTGATTGTCGTTAACTCTTGACGGTCACATTGGGGTTTTGAAATGACCCCAGCTAACTTTAGCCACTTTATAtctagaaaattaaataaacacctTCTTTGGAATGCCGGTATTTTTTCCTCGAACTATTATATCTCAAGAGTATATAGATAAAATTTTAgctttttatattagaatcgaaacaattttcaatttttctgtaaaaagcgttatttcttcaattttttcacgtctctgaattttttttatattcaacgTTCAAGTTTACTGAAATCAGctgtaaaatatatgaaaataggTTCCAAAGATTATTTGTAATTGTTTGCAAGTTAAAATAACGAATAGCTTCTTTGTGAGAGACATTTTCAGTGGCTGGGGTCTTAAATGTTCCATTGTGTCAGGTATATGATTCTGGCAAAGCGGAATTGTTAGGGGTTAAATCGATGCCTAATGCAAAAAGCGTATAAACACTAGAACAACAGTCCTATGTTTACAAGAAaatgatatataattttttaacatctactgtttatttttgttaatgtaAAGAGCTTGCAAGAATTTAATTTATGAGTCACTTCATTTATTATGTTagataaatatgtatgtatatgtataagatAATTTTTTACACATTTATGAAGACAAGTTTTGGTAATGACCTGGAATGATCTTCAAAGGGTAACATGTGAATGAGTCAATGAACTCTTGGGGTAGACTATGAAAAGCAGCTCCACCTAGATAAATTTGATGAACTGCTTTCTTAAGGAAAAATAAGTTTTAATGTGTAATTTATGAAATACCTGTGTAAAAATGTGATTTAAATCATTCAGTCATAATCATTTCTTTATATCTTCAGAATTAATTTACgctaatttctaaataataacattactgtataaaattaatagataGTTCAATATATaacattgtttaaaattaatgcaaattaattttataattacaaattattttattgcaatttgaaGTTCATAATTCAAGGTTATAGCTTTTCTTTATGAaacaatgtataatattaatataaattaattttgttatctaattattttattacaatatgaagtTATTCGTAATCGTtaaaaatctaaattatatattaaaatagaaaattcgcaatcattaaaagttaaaattatttctctgtaatttaaaaatcaatttccATGAATagatttacattaatttttagaatatataaaattttaaattcatgttAAATGCTCCTACTTTGTAAATTGCTGTATACGTAATTGACTATTTGATACAAACTTGTTCATAACTGTAGATACAAACATAAACCAATCGTCACATGTTTTTTGTTCTTACATTTTGTTTCAATGTTAATAAATTGAATCTGTTTTTGTCAATATTGAATCTGTTCTTGTAGATATTTCATTTACTGTAAGAAGCTCAGTCATCTATTTCAAAAAAGAGTGACTTATATTTTAGTCAtaaaatatgttacattttttctctattgtacatatacatacatatacatatcacAATAAATAACGGAGAAGGTTATAAGACTTTATTACAGACACGAGATGTCATTGGTGTGTATTTCAAGATCCTTTTTTAAACGAAGCATCAATCGTATCGTATTTCAAACTCTTTGGGCATCATATTCTTTCGATTTAATTTCGATTGTTTCTCTAGGTGCAAATATCTGCGTATCTGGATAACGTATTCGATGTAGCTGCTTTGATGGAAGACAGCGAAACCAAGACTGCCGCGTTAGAAAAAGTAGCCGAATTAGAAGATGAACTTGGTCACGTAAGTGTATCGTGTGATTCTCCGGAACTTAATTCTTTACGTAACATTAAtagtttaattcattttttattgatgATATTCCATATAATACATGCAAtgggatatacatatgtatatagtgGAGTCTTGCTATATGGCCCTGGATGCTGCTTTAGAACTTTATGGAACTTGCACAATGTTGAAATAGTAGAGCACTATCAACAGTAGTGTAActcacaaatttttcattttttaattaaattttggaatctccATTCTCAATCTTAGTTTTAACATTTCTAAATACTTgctgttgaaaatttttaaatttcccaattttagaatttatggatttttacaTCAATAAATTTGACATTATCCGAGGTGCTTTAattgaaaatccctaaattttcaattttgaatgttcctaaatattcaacttcgaaaatttgtaagattgttaatttgaatatttgaaaatttttgaattattcaattttggaatataaaaaatttagttaaatttaaatCCGTTAATTTCTTCAATATTAATTACTTGCATATAAATAATGGAAAATCCTTGTGAAGGAAAATTCTgcgggccatataacgagactgtAATGTATAACTCTATTTTATATTGTACACTTTATTTCATTCTGCTATAGCTTCATTATTATTAAACGAacagtacaataaaaatatattcatatagaagagacaattattataatacaaaCTGCATTTGAAGTAAAAGTAAGATTGGTACTTTCAATGCAAAAATAACAGCGTACATATATTACAGAGTAATATAAGACATgtagaataatttatttgtagtaAATTTTATACTTATTTGTCACGTATCAAAAAATTAGGCACACGATAGAATGGCGGAATTAGAAAGGGAATCGTTGGCTAAATTGGCCGAACTAGAGACTGAACTTGGCGCGTTGAAAGTTGAATACGCGGATGCTGTGGAAGCTCGTCGACTTGCTGAAGAGGAGCTTACAGCCCTGAAGAGGCAAAAGCAGGATTCTGCACGACGGCAAAGCGTCCTAgagaacaaaattattgagctGGAGACCCTTACTGGCACTCTCACTAAAGGTTCTACAGGTGCGTTTtggaaacttttttttatattatactattaagtataatacatataaaatatatttatataatttatacatattttatatgtaatactttttatatggaattattttatatgtattaatatgtatcttattattttatattttagtagtataacattttttgtatataCGCCTTAAATCCTTTGATATTTTCAGTCACTAGATAACTTAATGTACTATTAATAGAcaattatgtttaatattaaacaagAGTAAAATGATTCCATGATATATGAGTAAGGTGTAatgttttgtttttaataattaaaattaaaagaatattattataattgtattgtGTGATTTGAAATGTATTCATACAATATATTggtactttaatattttactattgttttagtgttttattattgtacgattgtaccATTCTGCCATTGggtcatttaaatattttcagtattCTTATTGTAACGTCTtgttattttaacattattcaatttatacatttgtactattttattattttactatcttTTCTTTTTACTGTCCTATTTCACTTTACTAGCAAATTTGTATACAACGTAGTAATTTTGTTGAATATTCACTTTACCACTTCAACATATACAATTATAGTCATAGGGAAGatatagaataatatttttaattttataattaatattaaatagccAATGTTCGAAATGGATCAGCAACCAGTCCTCTTAGCAGTTCGGAGAACGTGACGTCTTCAACGCTAAATTCGACTCCATCACCGACATCAGCACAACCACCTCCACCTGCTCCTGCACCACCTCCACCACCTCCACCACCATGTCCACCTCTACCTCCAATGGCGCCTCTTTCACCAGGAGATCAAAAATTGCCACCGCCTGCGCCTATACCTCCGCCACCTGCTGGCATGATGCAGGCACCAGATGGCGCAATGACTATTAAACGAAAGGTACCGATAAGATTTTCCATAGGAAAAATAAGATGAAGTCTCCCAAtcaacataaaatttattttttgggacttttgagaatttttaaattttgagatgtattagaaatttagggatataggcaTTTGTGTtctatataggaatttggggatttagtgacctagaaatttgaggatgcagGAATGTGTAAAGCTACTCATAACAAATTAACTAAATACTTGAAACAAGTTAATTGAGTACTATATccaattaattaaatagttcAATTTATTCAGACGCTGTAACTAAGTACTTGTTCCTGATTATAGGTTCAAACGAAGTACAAACTTCCTACATTAAATTGGATCGCGTTGAAGCCTAATCAAGTACGAGGGACGATTTTCAACGAGCTAGATGACGACAGACTGCACAATTACATAGACTTCTCAGATTTTGAGGAACGATTTAAGATCGGAATGGGCGGGCACGTTGCTAACGGCACCAACGAAATCGATGGTCTTCAAAGTTTCCCTAGCAAGAGATTCAAGAAACCAGAAAACGTGTCTCTTCTGGAACATACCAGATTAAGAAATATTGGTACCATGATATTCAATCATTATTTATTCTTTACTACTTATGTGTACACctaatgtatataattttgtcGATACTTGCAGCCATATCGAGGAGGAAAATGGAAATGCCTGTAGAGAAAGTTATTATGGCCGTGAATGCGCTTGATTTGAAGATACTTTCGCTGGAAAATGTGGAGCTGTTGCAGCGTATGGTACCTACGGATCAAGAGGTATTTTTACATTATATACTATAAAGTTCCAATATTCTGAAGTTCTACTTTCATAGTGATTTTAATAGCGGTTAATTCTATGGTCTGTGAATCACAACaaaattatagaatatattaaataatgacAACTTTATGTTGAATTTATTGCAGATCAAAGCATACCGAGAGTACATCATCGAAAAGAAAAATGTGAACCTTTTAACAGAAGAAGACAAGTTCTTGATGCAGCTCGGTAAAGTAGAGCGGATATCGACCAAGTTGTCCATCATGAACTACATCGGAAACTTTTTCGATAATCTACACCTGATCACTCCGCAAATACACGCTGTAATATCTGCATCGAGTACAGTCAAAAGCTCCAAAAAGCTTAGGGCGGTATTGGAGATCATTCTTGCGTTCGGAAATTACTTGAACAGCAGTAAACGAGGCCCTGCTTATGGATTCAAACTTCAGAGTTTAGACACGTTGCTCGATACGAAATCAACCGATAAGAGAATGTGCCTTTTACATTACATTGTGGCAACGATACGCGTCAAGTTTCCGGAATTGATCAACTTCGAGTCGGAGCTTATGTATATCGACAAAGCAGCAACAGGTAATGTTATAACGTTTCTTCACAATTGAGCTGGATGTGAAGAATATCTGTAAAACTACCTAGAGGGCACCACTATCTTACATATCGCATTAAAATATGTCGGAAATTACGTTCACTTCCATTTTTCTGTGTCCTACATTAGGTTTGCAAACtgctaattaatattaaaattaagatgACAACAGAAAGTGAAATCTATGGACGTTAAGCTATTGTCCAAGTTAAATAATTGGTATAAAACCATGatgttttgtttaaaattaagaaaaaagatGTCATTTCCCAGTAAGATTTTTATATATGAACTTCTTGATTGTGATAATCAAAAACAACATTAgatcataataatttattatcaataAGTAAAATTGAATGCAAGTATTATGTACAATAATGACGCCATAAGCGGCAAAAGTTTGAAGCTGTACTTGGCATTTTCATTCAGCCAAGTCAAATTAAAACTGAATTTGAATTGAAACTAGACCTGCAGAAACCCTAATTTCTATCtgtttaactttgaaaatatgaagTCACTTGATTTGAATGTTAtacgatattatttattttctcttGTTAATTACAGTTTCGTTAGAAAATATAACGACGGATGTTCACGAGTTGGAGAAGGGTATGGATCTCGTGAGGAAAGAGTTCGAACTTCGGGGCAAAGAAAAACATAACACGGTACTGCGAGATTTCTTGAATAACTCCGAAGAAAAGTTACGCCGTCTAAAATCTGATGCTCGAGCTGCTGGCGATGCATTCCGAGAATGCGTTGAATTTTTTGGAGAAAGTCCCAGACAAGCCGATGCTAACACGTTCTTCTCTCTTCTCGTTAGATTCGCAAGGGCATTTAAGGTAAATTATTATGCATTTGCATGTGGGTGTAATTAGGTAGACAAAGAAGAACATTAAAGAAAGAAAGTGGCTTCTGTTCCTTGTACAGTAACAAAATTAAGTTAcaattgctaataatattttttttgtacagataaatttaaaatctgtataatatagtaatataaaaaaatttacctTAAGATAAATTTTACTTCTCCCTTCAGAGGTAAAAGATTTTACCccctttgaataaaaaaaaattattttatatttattaataataattcctaCTATGTATGTAAAATTCTAAGATCCATTCTAAATGTTAGGATAAATTTTGTTCCCTCATAGCTGATAACCTGATTGCACTCGTCCATGTATATGCTATTGCAACTTAAGAAATGTTTAAACATAAAAACAAATACAGAGAACGAATACGTTTGTTAATAATGTAAGATACTTTTTCAGGCTGCGGATCAAGAAAATGAACAGCGACGTAGATTAGAAGCTGCTGCCGCGGAAGCTTTGAACGCTTCAGAAGACGTGattaaacgaaataaattaaatcaaaaGAAGCAGCAGGTATACTATATTAAGTTATTTACTTTTACCGCTTATTTTGggacaaaattatatttatcttaGTTATCATGATCATATATTGCACGCTTATGCATTAAAAAGGCTTCTTTGGTATCGTACATGTTTGATGGGGTTCTCTTAAAAATATAAGGTTGTAGCATACCTAACCTAATACAAAACTTTGAATGGTTATACAAATCTTTTAAATGAAATGTGTAAAAATTCCTTTGACTGTACCCTCAAAGCTACAGTCACAGTTTATTCTAAAGACattgtttaaaaagaaaataaaccaatttattgttttattttaagttaagtACACTATCAACTTCATATTGTTAATGAGACCCTTCAAAAGCTGTGCTTACCGCTTTTTTTCtgaaaacaatttatttctaCATTCATAACTTCAATATAGATGACAAATCAGTAACCGCATCTTGACATTTTTCTTTGTACGATGCTTATTAAATTTCCAGTTACTTTACTGCATTTAAATCTTTAACTTAAAACTCAGCATTTTTTATAACAGGCATTACATTTAGTCATAATTGCTAAACGTTGCATTTTAAACACAGATTGaatgtttcaatattattttataatttatggttAACACGTGTAATATTATTTGTTCTTTTCATGCTTTCAgaacttttcaaacttttgaatAGAATTTTAAGTTATGATATGTATTTATCAgggattatatttttgtatcctCTCtgcctctttctttctttcaacatcaattctttaaattttatgtttcctttgttaaaatgttaaacactgttttttgattttttttttgagtGTTTGAAACACAAATTGATTTTGTCACGAATCAGTTGATGAATAGATGTTATATATACATGTCTGGAATAGTGTCTCATCACTGTCCcaattttaagtttaatattcaatgtaatatttgAGTGAGTTAGGAAATGTTGGGTAGCCTTTTTTGTCAATTGTAAATACTTTGTTAAACAAATCATTGAAcagatttatttttcaatttcttcttaACATGTGTACATAATGTGTAATGTCAAATTACATATATggcttttataattatttattgtttatgatTTTGCATGATTACTTTATTAAAAGCCTGCAGATCTTGTAACTTacagcatttttaaaattttaaataattcacacCAAACAATTGGTTATAAAACATTTGTCGTCACTAAATTATTCGTGTCTTCTACCACTTAACTTTTATTACCATGTTTTCTTAACACAACAATTCTAATTGGAATTAACAGTCAATACTAATTGTGAACAAAGAAAAGTACTTCATATAAATTATTGATCAACTTCATCGAGTGTCAATTCAGGGAAAACTGCTCgtgtgaaaattaattttcaaagccTTTGTTTCGCTGCATGTTGTGAAATAGCATGATATATTTTGCGGGGATTATCAAATAATTatgatttaaattatttgagaaGTGCTCTCTTTTAGCATATTTTTTTTCCGTTTTCACGAACAGACATGTCTATTAAGGTGTCTCACGTACGTCTGTTTTTCTTAtttgttacatatttatttggATTTAAAGTCACCGAAATTTTGCTGTAACACGAACAAGAGTCTGTTACATCGGCATCTTAATGAACTGGAGCTCAGAACGTAACAATGTAGAAACAATTCACAACATGTAAGTCTGTCCTCACTCACTTCCTTCTAATGACATATTTTTGGCAAGTGCATTCCCGCATACACTGCATTTAGACAACACACATGTTAGTTCAGCTTTATTTTTGAGCCATATATTGGATACACTCTAAACATCATACGAAAACGGTTCTTTCTCATGTTTTCTTTCAAGGTAAacactattatatttttatttcacccAATGTTTTAATCACCAACAATACttaatgaaaaatatgaaaatattgataaatgtacaaattcttgGCGCTAAACTCAGTTATATTTATCTTGATATGTTGTGAAGGACACGAGCCTGAATAACTTTTCTCTCTAACTTACTTAATTGTTCTTataatttcaaagttatttaaacttgaaaagggattcatttttatattaggATATTCTTACAATTTTGCCTCGATGAGCATTAAAGTAAATAATTACCTCGTGCTTAATCAATACTTTATACAAATAACAATGTAACTAagtaatgcttatttcaaagtTACAATGTTGTTTATTTCAACTATCAAAATatcttagaaattataaaataatcttcTAAGTTAAGTTATAAGAGAAAGTTACTCATAATCATATTCTTGATAACATATATGAGGGTCAATATAAATGGACATGACATCTccaataatttgtatatttctcaaaatattatttgatttaataacaaataatttatggAAACATTTTCTTGTCATgaatttaaaatgcaaattttattttgattatttttttcaattaattatccattctcttcaattttattgcaaaattcttGTTGCAAATTATTGTTTATAGAAACACatagttgaaattatttttacgttTCCAAAGAACTGTTTTCTTAATTTGGTGGTACAAAACTATATTCATTTGATCCATATcattaacaaaaaattaaaaaatgcatcgGCATGTTCTAGAGCTTGCATTGATGTTGCCTGAGAGAAATCCTTCATTATCACTTTCCTATGCTACTGCCAAAAGTTTCATTGAATAGATGCATATAAATTAACGGAATAGCaattaaatagaatattaaacTATAtaggtttatttattattaattgtaggTAACATTTAACTTacctataataaaatattagcaCTGATCAGGTATATGCATATATTAGTTGGGTGCTTCTTTTTCTGaagctataatttttattagtattatacatatacccatatttatatatgtaggATATTCAAAGAGTTCAGAAATTGCactacaaatttctgaattttgaaaattttatatcttgaaaatctataaatttgaacatttgttgATTTttcaacttggaaatttatagatttct
Protein-coding regions in this window:
- the Frl gene encoding formin-like protein isoform X3, yielding MGIVQSRAGESDGGVREVFIGGVKGGAPHQSCQPSLGMGSLGGPHARTGSVRGAPRQPMPDAVELERRFTKVLASMDLPPDKAKLLKQYDNEKKWDIICDQERVQAKDPPSHYLAKLRTYLDPKASRSHRTYRFFTFFQKRKMVGESTSTQVLRDLEISLRTNHIEWVREFLDEENQGLDALIDYLSFRLQMMRHEQRLLESHANSEEKLQTAGSGDTSPLNNGCLRPPIHELKDSPGVKRRSRHVARLNMGEAKDDIHVCILCMRAIMNNKYGFNMVIQHREAINCIALSLMHKSLRTKALVLELLAAICLVKGGHEIILSAFDNFKEVCSERRRFTTLMEYFTEYDSFHIEFMVACMQFVNIVVHSVEDMNFRVHLQYEFTKLGLDKYLERLRHTESEDLQVQISAYLDNVFDVAALMEDSETKTAALEKVAELEDELGHAHDRMAELERESLAKLAELETELGALKVEYADAVEARRLAEEELTALKRQKQDSARRQSVLENKIIELETLTGTLTKGSTANVRNGSATSPLSSSENVTSSTLNSTPSPTSAQPPPPAPAPPPPPPPPCPPLPPMAPLSPGDQKLPPPAPIPPPPAGMMQAPDGAMTIKRKVQTKYKLPTLNWIALKPNQVRGTIFNELDDDRLHNYIDFSDFEERFKIGMGGHVANGTNEIDGLQSFPSKRFKKPENVSLLEHTRLRNIAISRRKMEMPVEKVIMAVNALDLKILSLENVELLQRMVPTDQEIKAYREYIIEKKNVNLLTEEDKFLMQLGKVERISTKLSIMNYIGNFFDNLHLITPQIHAVISASSTVKSSKKLRAVLEIILAFGNYLNSSKRGPAYGFKLQSLDTLLDTKSTDKRMCLLHYIVATIRVKFPELINFESELMYIDKAATVSLENITTDVHELEKGMDLVRKEFELRGKEKHNTVLRDFLNNSEEKLRRLKSDARAAGDAFRECVEFFGESPRQADANTFFSLLVRFARAFKAADQENEQRRRLEAAAAEALNASEDVIKRNKLNQKKQQSPKFCCNTNKSLLHRHLNELELRT
- the Frl gene encoding formin-like protein isoform X1, with translation MGIVQSRAGESDGGVREVFIGGVKGGAPHQSCQPSLGMGSLGGPHARTGSVRGAPRQPMPDAVELERRFTKVLASMDLPPDKAKLLKQYDNEKKWDIICDQERVQAKDPPSHYLAKLRTYLDPKASRSHRTYRFFTFFQKRKMVGESTSTQVLRDLEISLRTNHIEWVREFLDEENQGLDALIDYLSFRLQMMRHEQRLLESHANSEEKLQTAGSGDTSPLNNGCLRPPIHELKDSPGVKRRSRHVARLNMGEAKDDIHVCILCMRAIMNNKYGFNMVIQHREAINCIALSLMHKSLRTKALVLELLAAICLVKGGHEIILSAFDNFKEVCSERRRFTTLMEYFTEYDSFHIEFMVACMQFVNIVVHSVEDMNFRVHLQYEFTKLGLDKYLERLRHTESEDLQVQISAYLDNVFDVAALMEDSETKTAALEKVAELEDELGHAHDRMAELERESLAKLAELETELGALKVEYADAVEARRLAEEELTALKRQKQDSARRQSVLENKIIELETLTGTLTKGSTANVRNGSATSPLSSSENVTSSTLNSTPSPTSAQPPPPAPAPPPPPPPPCPPLPPMAPLSPGDQKLPPPAPIPPPPAGMMQAPDGAMTIKRKVQTKYKLPTLNWIALKPNQVRGTIFNELDDDRLHNYIDFSDFEERFKIGMGGHVANGTNEIDGLQSFPSKRFKKPENVSLLEHTRLRNIAISRRKMEMPVEKVIMAVNALDLKILSLENVELLQRMVPTDQEIKAYREYIIEKKNVNLLTEEDKFLMQLGKVERISTKLSIMNYIGNFFDNLHLITPQIHAVISASSTVKSSKKLRAVLEIILAFGNYLNSSKRGPAYGFKLQSLDTLLDTKSTDKRMCLLHYIVATIRVKFPELINFESELMYIDKAATVSLENITTDVHELEKGMDLVRKEFELRGKEKHNTVLRDFLNNSEEKLRRLKSDARAAGDAFRECVEFFGESPRQADANTFFSLLVRFARAFKAADQENEQRRRLEAAAAEALNASEDVIKRNKLNQKKQQDAVINELKNKTRLVQEKKLLQQDEVYNGALEDILLGLRSEPYRRADAVRRSQRRRIDNHRLSRTAEELEL